ATTGTCAGCAATCCTTGTTCCTCAGCTTGTAGATGCGTCACTCTGATAGCTGCCTCTTGTCTTCACACCTCCGTCTTCTCtgtttctcctctccttttcttttaaggACACTCCTTTGTCTCATTAAACCCACCCTAAATCCAGAGCAATCTCATCTCTAGGTCCTTGTtactctgcaaagaccctattttaATTAAGATCATATTCACAAGTACCAGAACATCAGGACTTGGATGTGTTTTTAAGGGATATCACTCAACCCAAGTATTAACTatgtagcctttttttttttttaatagttcagTTCTCCAAGGTAAACACAAATGTACAGGTGTCTCTTGGCATCCAcagaattggttccaggaccccgtGAAGATACCAAAATCCAGGATGCTCAAATCTTTTAGGTAAAATGGTTTTGTATTTACAGAgaacctacacacatcctcctgtAGACTCTTAATCATCTCTATTCGgcctaacacaatgtaaatgctgtgtaaatagcTGTTATATTGTATTGTGGAAGGAATAATTGGGGGGAGCCTAtacatcttaaaatttttttctcaaatttttggtattattttagttgtagatgaacacaatacctttattttacttgtatgtggtgctgatccaacccagtgcctcacacgtggtaggcaagcactctaccactgagccacaacctcagcccctcaaaTATTTTAGGCCTGTatttggttgaatccacagaggCGGAACCTGCGGATGGGATTGTAGTTGACACCCTTGGGGGTTCCTAACTTCCTAGGAGAGACTCACTTGGGTGCCCATGGAAAGATCCATCCTTGGCCTAATGCTTTGATCTTCAGGCCTGTAAATGTGCACTGGGGTCCCTGTCCTAGCCTTCTGAGCCTCAGGACTGGCTGCAGAGCATTTTCTTAACACACCCAGGAGCAGAAGCTTCCAGTTGAAAGAAACCTTTGTCTCTGAGGCAGAttggagactttttttctttttctttttcttttttttttttttgagggggtactgggaattcaactcgggcactgagccacatccccagccctattttgtattttatttagagacagggtctcactgagttgcttagggcctcaccattgctgaggctggctttgaacctgaggtcctcctgcctcagcctcccaagctgctgagattacaggggtgCCTCACTGTGCCCGGCCTGATACTTGACTTCTTAATGAAAGATGGCCCTGTACTAGGCCTCTGAGATGTGGGAAGACTAGAACAGGAATCCACATACCTAGTTGCCTTCCACCAGAGGGCTTGGGGCACTAAACTCTTCCCTCTTTTTAAGGGGAGAGGGAACTCTGCTAGGACAGAGCTTTGAAGCTCAGACATGTTCCTCCTACGAGCAGGGTTACTTGGCTGATGGatcaaaagagaaagcagagagcCCCCAGAATTCCTAGACCAACAGCAGGCCTCCTTACAGTTTGCAGAATGAAGACAACATCCagacagaaggagaaaaaaacaggaattCCGCCATGCCTGAAGCCAGTTTACCTGATCTTCGCTGTTCTTTTGAGTcatgaaattttcttctttgcttagGCCAGTTTGAGACAAATTTTCGAtcaaaacccaaagaaaaatcCCTGCAATGGTAAATGGCAGGAAAAGTGAAAACACAGGGTTGGAGAATGTCAAGTCCGCTCGGGGGCAGAAGGAGGACCTCAGGGGTGACCCTGGCTGGATCAAGAGTGTGGAGTCAACTTCCTTAAGCAACTGGCACCAAAGGGAATTTGGGGGGGAGATGTTGGCAGAATTCAGGCAATGACTTCGTGAAGTAGACAGAATTTCTGAAATCAGAAGATGACAAGACTGGAGATCCAGTTTTAGAGCACCTGACCACGAAGCTGATGTCTTAAATTGGggtttcccccacccccagaagcCAATGCTGAGGTAAAGACtcaagggcagggctggggtgtagctcggtggtagagcacttgcctagcacatgtgaggccctgggttggatcctacgcacacataaaaatggataaatcaaataaaggtgtAAAAAGTGTTAAactaataaaggtattgtgtccctctacaacttaaaaacaaacaaaaagactccAGGGCATGTGGTTCATTTAGCAGGTGATCCCAGGCAGCCTCTTTGGAGCTGAGCAGGACAAAGGACAAAGCAGGAAGGAGCCCTACATGAGATGTCAAGGAGCAGATGGTGCGGTGGCAATAGGGGTCAGTCCCACTGGGGGCTCCAGGGACCCTGAGCCTTATGGTGGTTCCGCCCCAGGGGAAGGGGGGCTAACACAGTCTCCAAGTTCCCCACATCATTGCTCAGGGCTGCTCCCGAGGCATCCGAATTCCCTGACCCTGGGGGCTGGCCCTGCAACCGACAGAACGGGCTCCAGTGTCTAAGAAAACCCAGGGTCCCTAACAACAAGCAGCCCCCTGTGGACGCTGAGGGCGAGGGGACGTGGCTCAGGAGACGTGGGAGATGAAGTCCTCCTCCCCATCTCCCTTCCTGGGAGGCCGGTGGGGAGCCGGGGCTTCCCCTAGGAGGAGGGCTGTGTGAATTCCAGGCATTGAAGGAGATGCCAACGTTCATGATGAGCTTTGCCCAGGGCCAGCTCTGGGTGGCCCAGACACGCTGGTGAGGTCGGAGACGGGAGGACGCGGGTGGGATGCCAACTGGGTTAGAGGGATCCCGGCGCCTGGCCAAGCCTCGTTTGCCAAAGGCAAAGCCCGAGGGATGTAAACAAGAGAAACTGGGTCCATGCGATGTCCCAGCATCAATATGGCGATGGAAGTCGGAAGAAGATTGAATGCTGGGTCACCATTTTATGACTTTTTCCAGACTTTTCTAAGTCTTCCTTTCCCTCAACAGGCGAACAGCGATTCAGTCTTAAAACCCCAGCTTGGGCGACACCATGTGGCAGACCTCGGTTACTGCAGTTTTGTGAGCTCTTTCAACATAGGTGGGCCCCTGAGAGTTCGCCCTCCCCTTAGCCATCCTGATTGGTTAAAAGAAGATTTATCAAGACCAATGAAACTCTGCCCTGGGAGCCTGGGGGTggagcctagcatgtgtgaagtcccctgggttccatccccgggacctaaaaacaaataaaaactctgCATAAGAATAACACTGAAAGCTGAAAGGCATAAAATAAGATAATGAAAATTCAATGCCATCAAGATCAATATTCTGGGTGAAACTTTCtgtagaatacacacacacacacacacacacacacacacacacaaaacacactgGAGTTACTCTGTGGAAAGAAGGGCACAGGTGAGTTCCTGGATATATACCTGAAGTCATGAGCTGTAACCTTCCACTAAGGTGAGCCCAAGAAGTTTTTTATCCTCCTCTGGTGCTAATGATAGAACCCAGGattttatgcatgctaggcaagtgctctacccctgagccacattccctgtgCTAAGttggggttttgtgtgtgtgtttgtggggagatactggagattgaactcaggggcacttaaccactgagttacatccccagctctattttacactttatttagagaccaaTGTCTCAAcagagttacttagcacctcacctttgctgaggctggctttgaactcatgatccccctgcctcagcctccagagctgctgggattacaggcgtgcaccaccacttgtggcaatattggccaaattttattgtgtacatgtacaaatgtgtaacaagaaatcccaccattatgtacaactataacacaccaattttaaaaataaggggaaaaaagaaccTACACTAAgttgggtgctgtggtgcatacctgtaatcccagccacttgggaggctgagtcaggaggattgcaagtttgaggccagcctcagcaatttagcaagaccctgtctcaaaataaaggaataaaaagaactggaatgTAGTGGAAAGGTAAAGTATCCTGCTGGGTTCactccacaattaaaaaaaaaaaaaaaaaaaaagaaaagaaaagaaaccaaaacaaccCCCACCAGTGCATACCTGCCTCATGATCTCTTCCCTAACTGCCCGCCCTCCAAAATCTAGCCATCCATGTCTTATACTTTGAACTTCAGCACCTGGCCCTGACTTCCAGCATTATTTGCTTTCTGCTGCTTTGCAATTGCATTTTAAGACCTCCAGGCTCTGACTTGCAGGAGCGGAGTATGAGAGTTTATATGGGCCTCTAACAGGAGACTGTTCAGTAGTTTCCCCTCCACCGTCGTCATGGACCCatgacccaggcctggcccatCTGGGGGCTTCGCTGGAGTGTTCTAGGATTGCAGTCTGGAGCCATGTGGTTCATGTACACGGCCTGGCCATTTCCCCACTCTAAAGTCATCCCTTATTTAACCCTGGATCTAGCTATACCTGGTGCTTCATAAACCctcatcctttctttcctttttcttttattgttttgcggggtggggtactggggattgaacccagagattttgagacatggtctcaataagttgctgagtttggcctcaaacttgtaatactcctgcctcagcctcctgagtggctgagatcacaatgtgccaccgtgcccagccatCCTCATCTGTTCTTGTATGCCAATTTGGTCCTGGAATGTGCCCCAGAGCCCATGCATTCAAGATTTAGTttccccagggctggggctggggctcagcggtagagcgcttgcttagcatgtgcgaggccctgggttggatcctcagccccacataacaataaataaataaaataaaggtactgtgtccaactcaactaaaattaagtttattaaacttttttttaaaaaaagatttagtttCTAGCTTTGTGGTGGCTCCTTTAAAATGTGGGACCTAGCACGAGGTCTTCCCGTTACTGGGGTGTGGGGGACAGGGGGACCTTAGTTActtgtcttcctctctctttcgCATCTCAGCCATGAGTTCGGGCATCCTGATCAGCCACCAACTCCCGCCATGATGTGCTATGGCTTCACAGCACAGGTCCAGCAGCCATGGTGATAACCAATCTGGGCTGAAACCTCTCGCCATGAGCCAAATAtacctttctctttataagtgaATTATCTCAGCTGTTTGTTACAGTTAACAGAAAGCTGACCAGCTGGtgaccctatttatttatttatttattttaaagagagagtgagagaggagagagaaagagagaattttaaaaaatatttatttatttagttctcggcggacacaacatctttgttggtatgtggtgctgaggatcgaacccgggccgcacgcatgccaggcgagtgcgctaccgcttgagccacatccccagcccaatttatttatattttatatgggGATtgagcttaatcactgagccacatcctcagccctttttttaaaaaaaaaaaattattttaaagacaaggtcttgggctggggatgtggctcaagcggtagtgcgctcgcctggcatgcgtgcggcccgggttcgatcctcagcaccacatacaaacaaagatgttgtgtccgccgagaactaaaaaataaaaaaataaatgttaaaattctctttctttgtccccctctctctctcactctctcttaaaaaaaaaaaaaaaaaagacagggtcttgctgagttgcttcgggcctctaagttgctgaggccagctttgaacttgagatcctcctgcttcagcctcccccaCCTGGCAATTATGACTATTCTTAATGCTGCTGAACTAGACATTCAAATGGTtcagatggtaaattttatattatagtatttatcaacaattttaaaaactattttttttaagaaaaaggaagatgtATATACTTATTTCTGAGTGGTTAATGTGTGTACAGGATGCAAAACACATTAGGGTACTCCATCCACTGGGGTACTcatccaccccaccccatcctggTTCCCTCCTGGGGACCCATGGGATTGTTAATTTCCCATTTCCCATGTTTCCTTTCTGAGATAGTTTATGCATTTACAAACACATTGaaagtgtctttctttcttttacattttgcATTACACacttggctttttaaatttttgttatttatttattcattcagaggCTCAGACTGGacttgaactctttttttttttttttttttttgtaccagggactgaatgcAGTGGTGCTTTATGactgagcccatccccagcctgtttcccTCCCTGAGCCTGTTttatctgttttgtattttatttagagacagagtcttaaagagttgcttagaaccttgttgttgctgaggctggctttgaactcaccatcctcctgccccagcctctggagctgctgggattatagtgtgtGTCCCTGTACCTGGCACTCAGGGTGTTTTCAAGGTTCACCCACATTGTGGCATGTGTCCATATTACACTCTCTTTtttagggctgagtaatattctatagTATAAATTATGCCACAGTTTACTTCCTCATTGCTGGGAATTTGTTTCACTCAACCTTTTAGccactgtgaattgtgctgtcaTGAACATTGTGAACACGTGTCTTCAGTTGCTCTGGTTCTATATCTAGGAGTGGAATTACTTGGTCCTAAATTAAATCTGTATTTAACTTCCCGAGGAACTGCCAAGCTGTTCCGCAGCAGCTGCCTGCTTTATTGCACTTGACTTTTCAGTGAGGTGGgagttttgttgtttgttgtgaTGTTGGAGATGGAACCCGGGGTCTCCTGCATGTTGGGCAAGCACCCTACCCAGGGGCCACCCCCCcacactccccacccccccaacccctccccacccccccaccccctcctcccgctgccctccacctccacctgctcaggtggactgttgcagattgcccTTGAACTTTCATCCTGGCAACTCCAGTAAGGACTTTGGGGAGGACTCTCTTCCCCTAAGGATGTGTCTGTTCACTTCTGCTGCAAATCCCAGCCCCACCCTTGTGGGACCTGGGACTTCACTACCTCTGGGTTTCAGTTGGCTCACTTTGCAGAATGGGTTAAAAATAGTCCCTCCCAGCCAGGTTGGCAGTGcaggcctgtagtcccagcggctagggaagctgaggcagcaggattgagagttcagagccagccccagcaacttagtgaggtcctaagcaactcagccagaccctgtctctaaataaaaaagaataaaaataaaataaaaagggcgggggatggggctcagtggttaaaagtTTCCAGGtttagaggctgggattgtggctcagctgtggaGCACTGCCCGAGCAGGGGCCAACccagtttcgatcctcagcaccacataaaaataaaggcattgtgttgtgtccatgtaaacctaaaaaataaatattaaaaaaaaaaaaagagtgcctgggtttaacccctggtataaaaaaaaaaaaaaagagagagggagagaaattttGTAAGTGCTTAGCTCTGAGCCTGTGCATAGTCAGTTCTTGAATGTTCCCCTTTATCAGCGGTCACATGGGACAGTAGTGTGTGACTCCATTTCTCCCCATCACTCTGACTCTGGGTTTTTGCTTCCTATCACCCCTCTGTCAGTGCAGCAGGGGAAATGGAAAACTGCTGTGGGCTCCCTCTCTGCCTGTCCCCGATTCCTAGCAAGAGACTCTGCACCAGGCATTTCTTACAGTCATTCCTGATATATGCAGGGAACAGGATCAGGGACCctctgcagataccaaaatcgggatgctcaagtccctcatATAAAAGAACATGATATTTGTGCAGAACCTATGCCCACCCTCCCAtagatttcattttattagttttttgtttgcagtactggggggttgaacccaggggcactatagcactgaactacaccccagcccttttatttattgtttttatttatttattttgagaccagatctcactgttactgaggctgaccttgaacttgtgattcttctcctgcttcaatctcccaatagctgagattacaggcatgtgccaccaaacaCATGCTCTCCcataaattttaagtaatttcttGATGATTTGTAATACTTAATGCCATATAAATGCTAGGTGAATAGTTGTaccatattgtttagggaataatgagaaGGAAAAGGGTCCGTAGGTGCcggatactattttttttccaaatagttttCATAGGGGTTAGTTGAATCTGTGGCTGTAGAAACTGTGGATAGGGAAGGAAGACTGCCTGTAAATGTCTGAATTATAAAACGtgacttgagggctggggatgtggctcagtggcaagagCGTTTACCTAGCacgtgccaggcactgggttcgatcgtcagcaccacataaaaatacataaataaaataaaggttaaaaatccacataatatttaaaaacaacaaacttgGGCGAGTGTTTTGGTCAGCTCTCTGCTCCCATGGGCTTGGCTGTTGCTCTCACAACCGGCCCAGGCTGGCTCTCAGACTTTCTGAATTCTACCTGAAGCTGCCAAACACCAAAATAGCTTCTGAGCATGTGATCTCAAGCCTGAGCTCGCAAATAAAGCCCCGGGACAGTCCAGAGAATTCTGCCCCGGACGTTGGAAGGGTGCAGGGGGGAGCCGGTCCTCGCCCAGAGTCCTCGTGAATGGGGGCGGAGCCAAGGCCTTTGGAATGAGAAGCCAGAGATCCAAGTCCAAGGTCCAGCCCTGTCTCTGAGGACTTGGCCAGAAACTCAAGCTGTACTTTTCTGGCTGTTTTTGGGGGAAATCTGCACGTCGGCAGGGCACTTAGCCTGCGCTAGGGGATGCTGTGGGTACCAGGTCGCAGCTCTAACAGACACTTCCTGCTCTGGAAGGTCTAATCCCTTTGTCAATGGAAATGAGGAGTTAAACAGAAAGGCAGGGAGGAGAAAGGGGTGACTTCTGAGCTTCACCGCTAACAAAGTGATGGAACCAGGAAATGAGAAGGACCCTCGGTGTGGGTGGGGTAATTTCAGCTTGGGTGGGAAAGAACCCTTGCAGGAGGTGACCGGGAGATAGGTGACCTTCAGAGGAGGTAACCACCAGGGACAAGGTGGGGAGGGCccctggggagggagaaggaggaggaacagtCCAGTTGCAGGTACCTGGGGGCTGTTCCAGGCAGAGGGCACAGTGTTAGGCCTTGGGAGGCAGCTGGGCTCCGGGACAGCGTGGGGGAGACGGGAAGCTGAGATCTCTGAGGCCACATTGGGCTGTTCCTTAGCAATAGCCCAATGTAGTCAGTGCTTTTCCTCTTTAATTCCGCTCTTCCCCTCAACTTCCTGGCCTGAATGCAGCTTCTGTGACCCCTTCCAAGTTTGAGAAGTGGCCCAGGGCAAATGGTCTGGAGctgtgccttggtttccccaTGTGCAAAACGCCGTGAATAAGCGGGTGGTGAACTGTCCCCGGTTGGTTCTTCCTGCTCCCAATTTGGGGCAGTAGGCATACAGTAGGCGCTTAATGTATACTGGCAGTACAAACGACCTGTGGGTCCGCGGCGCCAGGCTCCTAGACGGTCAGCTGCCACACCCCGCGGGGCGGACCAGCCCGCTGGCAGGTTGGGAAACCCGTTGGTGAGCGCCAGGCGGGCGCCCTGGGGCGCAGCCCAGGGTGGCGGCGTGCAGGATGCGCCAGCGACGTCTGGAGCCCGGGGGCGCGCACGCCGATCGGCCGGCCGGGGTACAGCTGGAACCTGCGGGGGCGCGCACGCTGAGCGCCCGGCCGGGGCGGGACTGGGAACTTGCGTCCCGAAAGCCCGACTGGGGCGTGGCTGGGGgagaggctgggggtgtggccgGGGGCGCGCACGCCGAGCGGGCgcccgggggcggggccgggggcggggcccgGGCGGGGCTGCGCGGTGTCCCGGCGGCGGCTGGGGCGGCGGCGGACTCGCCAGTGCCCACAGCAGCGGGTCCGAGGCGCAGCCGGATCCCGCCATGGAACAGCCCAGGAAGGCGGTGGTGGTGACCGGTATGCAGCGGCCGGGGCTGTGGGCGGCTCTGGGGTGGCGGGCCGGACCGGGCAGGTGCTGCACGTCGTCCCAGGTTGGGAAGATGTCATCGCCGGGGGGAGTCCAGCTCAGTTCGGGCGACCTGGAAAGTGGAGGAGGGGGCGCCTCCGCGGTCCCCGGGACGGGGGGGGTCAGGACAGGCGGGACTTGCTGGGGGAGGGTCCGGGCAAGTACCCCGCGTGGATCAGGCCCCCTCTGGAGTCCTTTCGTACCCCTGAGGACAGTGACCCTCCAGGGACCTACCTGCTTGTTCTGTTTGCCCAGCCAGCGGACTGGACTGGACCCTGCCTTCCTACCCTTCCCGAGATCGGGCTTGTCCCCACCCCCTGGCCCCAGGGGACAAAGGCTGACTTACGGGCAGGAAGTGCCCCCGTGACAAATGAACCTCCCAGCCGCTGCTCCCCGGTGCTGAGTTAACGGGGGGCTGCTCCCCTCGGGCAGGGGCTGGTAGGGGTTCAAAGTCCGAGGGCGCCGGGCTCCCTCCTGGCCGTCCCAGGGACTGTCTCAGCCAAAACCTTTTCAGCCTGGATTGTTTTCGGTGCGCCAAGCCCCAGCTGTCACTGATTCTCTTGAAACCAACTGTTCCTCTTCGCTGAGACTCCACCTCGGGGCCAAGTGGCCCGTCAACATCCGCCA
This is a stretch of genomic DNA from Ictidomys tridecemlineatus isolate mIctTri1 chromosome 2, mIctTri1.hap1, whole genome shotgun sequence. It encodes these proteins:
- the LOC144375002 gene encoding uncharacterized protein LOC144375002, whose protein sequence is MAGSGCASDPLLWALASPPPPQPPPGHRAAPPGPRPRPRPRAPARRARPRPHPQPLPQPRPSRAFGTQVPSPAPAGRSACAPPQVPAVPRPADRRARPRAPDVAGASCTPPPWAAPQGARLALTNGFPNLPAGWSAPRGVAADRLGAWRRGPTGRLYCQYTLSAYCMPTAPNWEQEEPTGDSSPPAYSRRFAHGETKAQLQTICPGPLLKLGRGHRSCIQARKLRGRAELKRKSTDYIGLLLRNSPMWPQRSQLPVSPTLSRSPAASQGLTLCPLPGTAPRYLQLDCSSSFSLPRGPPHLVPGGYLL